The following are from one region of the Salvia splendens isolate huo1 chromosome 2, SspV2, whole genome shotgun sequence genome:
- the LOC121762032 gene encoding endochitinase EP3-like, whose amino-acid sequence MKHLLIIFALLAAANWASAQNCGCAANECCSQYGFCGTNATYCGPGCQSGPCTTNGVKVEEVVTDAFFNGIANAAGADCPDRGFYTRAAFLDALGSFRGFGTDGTADDSRREIAAFFAHVAHETGNLCFREEIKKSDKYCDPKFTDWPCNPDKFYYGRGPLQLTWNYNYGAAGRAIGFDGLNNPEVVGTDVGVSFKAALWYWMQNCHNAIVSGQGFGATIRAINGNVECDGKEPELVTSRVDLYTRYCGQLGVDPGANLRC is encoded by the exons atgaAGCATTTGCTCATTATTTTCGCCCTCCTTGCCGCAGCAAACTGGGCTTCGGCCCAAAACTGCGGCTGTGCGGCCAACGAGTGCTGCAGCCAATACGGCTTCTGCGGCACCAACGCCACTTACTGCGGGCCGGGCTGTCAGTCCGGGCCGTGCACCACCAACGGAGTCAAAGTAGAGGAGGTTGTGACGGATGCTTTCTTCAATGGCATAGCCAATGCGGCCGGGGCGGATTGCCCCGACCGTGGATTCTACACTCGCGCCGCCTTCCTCGACGCCCTCGGATCATTCCGCGGGTTCGGAACGGACGGCACCGCCGACGACAGTCGCCGGGAGATCGCGGCCTTCTTCGCCCATGTTGCTCATGAAACAGGCa ACCTTTGCTTTAGAGAGGAGATAAAAAAATCAGATAAGTATTGCGACCCGAAATTTACGGACTGGCCGTGCAACCCAGACAAATTCTACTACGGCCGCGGCCCATTGCAGCTGACGTGGAACTACAACTACGGGGCAGCGGGGCGGGCCATTGGGTTTGACGGGCTGAACAACCCGGAGGTTGTGGGCACGGACGTTGGGGTATCGTTCAAGGCGGCCTTGTGGTATTGGATGCAAAATTGTCACAATGCTATTGTTTCGGGGCAGGGGTTCGGGGCCACGATTCGGGCCATCAATGGCAACGTGGAATGCGACGGTAAGGAGCCTGAGCTGGTGACCAGTAGGGTTGACTTGTACACACGTTACTGTGGACAGCTCGGTGTGGACCCGGGGGCTAATCTACGATGTTGA